Proteins from a genomic interval of Longimicrobium sp.:
- a CDS encoding type II toxin-antitoxin system RelE/ParE family toxin — protein MYHVITEPSALADIAGHYAYLKEHAHTPEYPDAWYSSIQNAVLGLADFPLSFARAPEDREFEEVIRHRIVGSYRILFTVVSDRVHVLHIRHGRQNVLRPDVDE, from the coding sequence GTGTACCACGTAATTACGGAACCTTCCGCGCTGGCGGACATCGCGGGCCATTACGCGTACCTGAAGGAGCATGCCCACACGCCGGAGTACCCGGACGCGTGGTATTCGTCCATCCAGAACGCCGTGCTCGGCTTGGCCGACTTCCCCCTCAGCTTCGCGCGAGCACCGGAAGATCGTGAATTCGAGGAAGTGATCCGGCATCGAATCGTGGGATCGTACCGGATCCTTTTCACGGTGGTCAGCGACCGAGTTCACGTCCTACACATCCGTCACGGCCGTCAGAACGTGCTTCGACCGGATGTAGACGAATAG